The following DNA comes from Camelina sativa cultivar DH55 chromosome 14, Cs, whole genome shotgun sequence.
atacaaattaacaGAAACGTTaattaaactacaaaaataataataactattttGTAGTCTTTGCTCGAAGATCATGTAATGAAGCTGCTCATGTTTTAGCACGTTTTGGTTGTATACATTgtgatttctatttttcttcgGTTGAAATGCCTTTATGGTTATCTCCAACCTTGTATCATTCACACTTTGATCCAAATTAATACAAATCAGCTTTTGACGGAAAAAAACTAGTTGTAGTCTTTAACTTTTGTTTCACAACtacatttgataattttaatttttagcaaaattaaaatttatgtcgATAAAATTCACTAATCATAGAGAAATTATgttgatatattttaatttagatcTTCGTAAcgtttttactatttataaaaGTTATGCATGatcttaaataaatatacaatctatttttttttctttagcatTGTATTTgtaatctctttcttacaacattaatttttctttgtaaGATGTTTATAATGGAATAAACATATATTGGAATTTACCAACAAGATAAACATAATCCATCAATAATGATAATAcaccaaaaatatattcttcTCTACAAAAATTTTAGGTTTGAAACGTCTTTCCTAATTATGAAACTTAGGCATGCTATAGAAAAATTCTTGATATCTAAGATTTTATGTAGACCTTACATTTTTTCCTTGATATTTAGGATTTTGGATTTTACACATTCTTGTACATTAATCTTTCAAGGaatgtaaacaaaataatacaaagtaATAACTTGTATTATtacaaaacatgtttttttaacgACTGTTTTCATTTAAGCATAATGTAATGAAGAGCACTTCTAAGAAAATTAGGAAcataataatgaaaatgaaaattactATTATTTGTTATAGCATTTCTGGCTAGTAGATTACTAGGGcgattatttattacaaaacatgtttataatttaaaaatcattacAGATATATAAGTGaatataattagataaatatttttattaccttttttgcattgtttaaAGACAAAAAGCTAGAATAAAGTGATtccaaagaaaatattaaatccaaaaaatagatgttttttCAGGTATAATCCGTGattttaacaaagaataaagatgttacaaatatagaaaattatcaTCATTAATACAAATTTGATgtatgattaaatttttaacaaggtaatatatatatatatatatatatacacatataaagGTAATTTAGATGTTGATTTTAAAACTATccgtaactatatatatatatatttgtgttgttttttgaatttttgtagtGTAACTTTTGTATTtagaaaatgtaaaaatgtaTGGTCTTACTCTAACTTTAACTTTGTACAATCTTCCAAAAAATGcttaactttttaattagtaGTTCAGAAAATTATAGCCTATTAATTTTCACATTCACCCATCTACTTTGATAAATAGTACATGCACACTATGTATCAATTGAAGTTTGGATAGTcattatgattatttatttggtcaaaagcatatgaaatatatatatatatatatatatatatatatgccattTATAAAATGATGATATTGGACACTCATCTAGTTTAGTTCGTTAGTATTTATCATTGTATATAAATACTTACTATAGCTAGCATATGTTCCTATATGATGCTAACAAGGTAGTTAAACATATTTatacatctaatttttttttttggtatttagcCTTTGAATTTACAAACTTTTGGCAATAAGtagtaattaaaaacatatgaaaatattcatatttactcatttatatatttgtaacacttttacaattttataaaatcatgtaTAATATGGGACAACCATCtaatttattttggtatttaGCCTTTGAATTTACCAACATTTGGCAATAAGTAGTAGAACATATCCATTAACCATGATAATACATCACAACTATATTTATACACATCATTTTTATACACCTGTAAAAAAGAATTACTATTTATAAAAGTCACATATATGGAGACTGAGAgcaattatttaatttcttattatttatactCTCTTCATTGTATCTTTCATCTTTAAGGATGCTTAAAAAGGATTTCATCAACTATgataatataagaatatatatatatatatatatatatatgttaattatcaattttaaatatctataaattaatatgtgataaattaataaattatttcgGCTATGAGTTGGGTCaatgtaaaattttacatatacgataatattttttttaaaattctgtaaatacaTGGTCCATAAATACTAGAAATTAAAGTAATAACTATATACATTTatcaaaacatatacatatatatttaagaaaatttagtgaatatgactatactcttgttttttttttagtcattaAATTTGCATTATTTGTTGTTAGAgtttatttctaataattttgggttttattaCACTGATTTTTAATACTTCtaagaaaaatctaaataaatttttttaaatataaaatttggtaaattaataatttgataaattaataaaatagtttgcctcgaaattataaaatcatGTAAGTTTGGCTATACATTTGTAATGTCTTATCATTCATAACAATCACGCCATGAGTTTTGACCAACggctaattttattttggtatttagTAATTTAGTTCTGTAATTTGAACTTTTGctctgtaatttttgtttttaggtaaTACGAACAAATCTATACAACTTAACGccttacattattaatttatttgttattagtATCATccgatttttttgttgtttttaaaattgttgatacaaataaaaaatgcactagaaaaagaaaaagaaatccgAATCTACTtgtattcttaaaaatatatgtactaTCCTGTTTTTTTAACACATTCAGCCATATACTTCATTGATCATACGTACATGCACTATGTATATCCATtgaatttaggaaatttatttagTCAAAAAGCATAGAAAACAGactagagagaaagagagagagacaaacgAAGCAACTATTCATATAGATAGAACTCAAAAAAATGTGACTACTCATCTCACTTTTTATTAACTAGTAAAAAAATAGCCATATTAGAAATTTATTCGTAAATAATCATaatcttttattataatttcactttattcatttttttttgtgtgtctttttaGATGTATGTAAACAGATTTAACGGTcaagatcaaaataaataaaaatttaacaaaaaaaaaaaaaaccaagaaaaaaaaatgtcacaagtttatttttattttaattgaaataaagtttttattttattttattgtattggaaaagaagaatggtAGGAGAAAGGAGGAAAGTGGAGCCCAcaggttttaaaatataataaaatgaaaatattattctcttctttcttccttgtcttccttcttcttcttcttcttcttcaaaaacttggtctctcttctttctcatcaCCGTCGACTCCGTTTCTCATTTTCctctcaaacacaaaaaaacttcaattcctctcttcttgtttcaCTAAGAAGCCACAATACTAAAGAAGAATCTGTAAATGTTTTAGGTTTCTccaaccttttaaaactctcaaatctcttcttcttttgctttccgCGGTGAGTcattctcatctctctctccctctctctctgttttatttttcctttcttcttcttgtttaatTTCTCCGGCGAACTCAAATTTGAAAATCGATTTCACTGTTGGCCGCGTCGACTCCTggattgttgattttttttttcctttcgtGGTTCTTCTTCAGTAGAGTTGTGTGGAGAGATTTGAAAAATCtgaattgttttataaaattttcctAAAATCTTTAGATCTTTCCCCCCCCGAAATCTGTGCgtctctttgttttatggcaAACTCGAgatatcatcatatcatatctcCGTCGGTCgatattttgttttcctttttttcgaAGATTTGTGATTTGGTGGTTGATTTAATTGATGACGGTGATTGATTTGTTTCGTTTACgcgtttttttctctctttggtttCGAGTTAGGTGGCTACTTCTCGTGTTCTTGGTCCAGTGGACCGTGGTGGTGTTACTGAATCTCGTAGCGAGACGCAAGAGACTGGTTTGTTAACTAgaaaagttgttgttgttgagactCCATTGATGACGCCTTCTAATTCTTTGTCCAGTAGTAGTGAACGCTCTCTCTCAGGTATTTTCAATGATTCTCCTTGTTCTGTATGTGACTCAAAACCCGTAAATGTTGTTTCCTGATCAATTGGTTTGTGTATTGTTATTATCAGGTGAGTGTTCGGTTGATGGATACACTTATGATAGGTAAAGGACTAAACAAATATGACTTTTTCTATATTGGATTTTGGATAATGTTTGTTTAAACAGTATGTTGATTAAGATTGtgttttttaatctttgttaGGGGTAATGAAGATGAGTGTTCAAGTCATAGTAGTCAAGAAGATGTGGAGTGTACGAAGGAGCACAAGGTGGAGCGTTTAGAGCGTAAGTCCAAGAGTATGCCGAGTGATATTCTTAACATTTTGGATGAGAAGGCGAAAGAAGACGGTGTTGAGAATGTGCAATTCTTGTCGGATCGCGAAGATGATAGTGATGTTCCGGTTTGGGAGCCTCCTGAACCGGAAAATcctgaagatgaagaagacggagtttttgctgatgatgatgatgattgctGTGATGGTTCTGAGTGGAGTAAAGCAAGTTTGTTAGGGGATTCTAAAGATGGAAGCAGTGAGAAGAtaaatttttatgaagaaaCCCGGAGAGTAATGCTTGAGGAGGCACATTCAAAGTTTAAGTTCATTGTTAGTCAGCTTATTAAGTCGGCTGGGTTCTCTATGGAAGAAGGTGAATACTGGCTCGagattgttgctaggttgtgTTGGGAGGCTGCTTCACTTTTGAAGCCAGCTATTGATGGTAAAGCACTTGATCCGACTGAGTACATCAAAGTGAAATGCATAGCAACTGGTTCTTTCAATGACAGGTATTACAATTACCCGTTGTTTGCTTAGACTTTGCATTGTTTGATGTTCATAAAAATTGCATAtgctttttttattcaatttccATCTACTGGTACTCTCCTAAtaattgattcttttttttcgCAGTCAAGTTTTCAAAGGCCTGGTTTTCAAGAAACATGCTGCACTTAAACACATGGCAACTAAGTATGAGCATCCTAAAATAATGTTAGTCGAAGGAGTACTAGGCCATCCAATAAGTGGATTTTCTTCTCTCCAATCAGTGAATCAGGTAGGGGGGAGAAACATAACTTGGCATTCACCAGTTTGAAAGCTTTCATTTTGTAGTTTctgaattatttgtttatttctacTATTGCCAACAGGACGAAGGTTATCAAGTGAAGTATGTGAAGCCTGTTGTTGATATTATAGAAGCTACCAAGCCTGACGTCATGCTAGTGGAAAAGTCTGTTTCACGTGATATCCAAAAGTCTATTCTTGATAAAGGGGTCACTCTGGTGTTTGACATGAAGCTCCACCGTCTACAGAGAATTTCTCGATGTATTGGTTCACCAATTTTTTCAGTTGACTCTCTGTCTGGTCAGAAGTTAAAGCACTGTGATTCCTTTCGCATTGAGAAAATTGTCGAGGAGCATAATGCGGTGGGTGAAGCCGAGAAGAAGCCAACTAAAACGCTGATGTTTTTAGAGGGTTGCCCTACTCGCCTTGGCTGCACGGTGAGTGCTTGATTTATTGTGGAGTATGATGAAATGCTACATTACATGTTGTGTGTATCATGGTAGTTTCCTAGTATCAACTGACTAAttctttcaaaaatttgaatttgtgaCATTGACCTTAGAGTTTGTTGTAGTCTACCTATGATTatctgattttgaatttttgatatgTGGCAGATTTTACTTAAAGGATGCCACAGCGATAGCTTGAAAAAGGTCAAAGAAGTAGTACAGTATTCATTTATCCTGGCATATCATCTAATGCTGGAGGCTTCTTTCCTAGCTGATCGGTATACAATGTTCTCAACCATTTTTACAAAGGAAGCGGCATCATGTGTTATGCAAATAGAAAAGTTTCCACTATCCCGTTCTCCTGGTGAATCTGCCTTTGAAACAGTTGATATTCCTTTGTCGAATGGATTCGATGAACGATCTATTCTGATAAATGGGGATGCAGATGGTGAGAAAGATGAGAACAGGGAACCAGATGGAGATCATGTCTTCTCTCACGAGCCATATAATCCAGTTATTTTCACTGGGTTCTCAACTTTGTCTGccaaattaagtaaatatttaGGCTTTGTTCAAAATCAGGAGTCAGTTCCAGTTTCTGTGGTTACAGATGTATCAAATATCAGTAACCTTGATTCGATAAGTGAATCTGTGGAAGATACTGCAGAAAATGATGAGACTAAACAAGCTGTGTCACTTGATCCTGAGATCCCAGTAAATATGAGTTCAGATGATGGAGACAGGTCACAAACAGAGAATGATATTGAGAGCACCTTGGAGTCTCAGAGTATATTGGTTCTAGTGTCTAAGAGGAATGCCCTCAGGGGGATAATGTGTGACCAAAGGCATTTTTCACACATAAAGTTTTACAAGCACTTCGATGTTCCCTTGGAAAGATTCCTGCGCGATATGTTTAATCAGGTTCGACTCCGTTGCTCTTCtcagtttaaaataaaatgctgttttgttcttttgccaCGGTTCATTTGTGTTAGTAGCTCAAAGTTAGTTTATGGAACTGTTTATGATGCAGAAAAACCTATGCCAAACGTGCGAGGGAATACCGGAAGCACATCTTTACTATTATGCTCATAACAATAAGCAACTAACAATTGAAGTCAAGCGAATTCCTTCAACGAAATGTCTGTCTGGTGAGGGAAAAGGAAAAATCTGGATGTGGAGCCGTTGTGGAAAGTGTAAACCAAATAATGTGTCTCGGAGGTCCACAAAAAGAGTGCTGATATCGACTGCTGCTCGTAGCTTGTCATTTGGAAAGTTTTTGGAGCTCAGTTTTTCTCAGCAAACTTTTCTGAACAGATCGTCTAGCTGTGGACACTCTTTCGACAGGGACTTCCTTCACTTCTTTGGGTATGGTTTTTGATCTATTTACTCTATAATATGGGCTTTCGAGATGTGACATCCACATATCCTTGGAGAATAGTTTGGGACTaagatttgtatttttaattatatatcttgAAACTTGTATACACTGCAGATTAGGCTCCATGGTTGCTATTCTCAGTTACTCCCAAGTCGCATCCTACACAGTGTCTCTGCCACCCATGAAGATGGTATCTAGCGTTTTGATAAAAGCGGGTTGGCTTGAGAAAGAATTTGAAGGAGTAAGTTTCTACTCTACTCTGCGTTATTAGTGTTGT
Coding sequences within:
- the LOC104743780 gene encoding putative 1-phosphatidylinositol-3-phosphate 5-kinase FAB1D — encoded protein: MTVATSRVLGPVDRGGVTESRSETQETGLLTRKVVVVETPLMTPSNSLSSSSERSLSGECSVDGYTYDRGNEDECSSHSSQEDVECTKEHKVERLERKSKSMPSDILNILDEKAKEDGVENVQFLSDREDDSDVPVWEPPEPENPEDEEDGVFADDDDDCCDGSEWSKASLLGDSKDGSSEKINFYEETRRVMLEEAHSKFKFIVSQLIKSAGFSMEEGEYWLEIVARLCWEAASLLKPAIDGKALDPTEYIKVKCIATGSFNDSQVFKGLVFKKHAALKHMATKYEHPKIMLVEGVLGHPISGFSSLQSVNQDEGYQVKYVKPVVDIIEATKPDVMLVEKSVSRDIQKSILDKGVTLVFDMKLHRLQRISRCIGSPIFSVDSLSGQKLKHCDSFRIEKIVEEHNAVGEAEKKPTKTLMFLEGCPTRLGCTILLKGCHSDSLKKVKEVVQYSFILAYHLMLEASFLADRYTMFSTIFTKEAASCVMQIEKFPLSRSPGESAFETVDIPLSNGFDERSILINGDADGEKDENREPDGDHVFSHEPYNPVIFTGFSTLSAKLSKYLGFVQNQESVPVSVVTDVSNISNLDSISESVEDTAENDETKQAVSLDPEIPVNMSSDDGDRSQTENDIESTLESQSILVLVSKRNALRGIMCDQRHFSHIKFYKHFDVPLERFLRDMFNQKNLCQTCEGIPEAHLYYYAHNNKQLTIEVKRIPSTKCLSGEGKGKIWMWSRCGKCKPNNVSRRSTKRVLISTAARSLSFGKFLELSFSQQTFLNRSSSCGHSFDRDFLHFFGLGSMVAILSYSQVASYTVSLPPMKMVSSVLIKAGWLEKEFEGVFTKGISLFEDAGGFLKRLRSQFKNSDPSYHCAHKLLSNIEELLDHERFVFEENIRNSFDKAKTIDDVSHRLLRLNRMRWELLLQALIWNYRLQSLVLSNRLRPSSDERKTCEQGVETVSEAGMTRYENDDKSSDSGSNGVMDTPIVEDKEIPIVGVSVGDNDQMEKSNVPEDSDLQTLSSSMPEPETTSPINDHFDTHLAVSIHSTNEQEGDKSIPITGDSLDGESYA